A window from Pseudomonas sp. MRSN 12121 encodes these proteins:
- the peaA gene encoding quinohemoprotein amine dehydrogenase subunit alpha encodes MNRTLRAGASSGLLALAVCAALHAPPSLAARDAQAILTQTCQGCHTPEADGGLSRISHQRKTPEGWLMSIARMQTMHGLQIGDDDRRTLVKYLADTQGLAPSETDGVRYALERRLNTVETFDEQTSQMCGRCHSGARVALQRRPAQEWERLVNFHLGQWPSLEYQALSRDRDWFDLARKDMVPLLAKRYPLDNPAWKTWQASAPNSAALVGDWSFSGHMPGKGELAGVMSVSADGGDTFKVGLKGQYADGTPFNGDGSAILYSGYEWRGNVNIDGVTLRQVFAAQGDAMQGRMFEAEHDERGLDFVAARQGAQRLLAVQPGYVKAGSETEVTLVGSGLAGTPDFGNGVEVVEVVSQSPQRIKVRLKAAANAEPGLRTVSVGTLQGPSLSVYRKIDAVKVVPAFAVARIGEGGGSTPKVQGRFDAEAWGKGADGKPYRIGVFPAQWKVEAFDDRAREDEDVKFAGRMQADAGVFVPGDAGPNPARKMSTNNAGNLKVIAAVDDAGTSLTGEGHLIVTVQRWNNPPIP; translated from the coding sequence ATCAACAGAACACTCCGCGCAGGCGCGTCCAGCGGCCTGCTGGCGCTGGCGGTCTGCGCCGCCTTGCATGCCCCACCCAGCCTGGCCGCGCGCGATGCCCAGGCCATCCTCACGCAAACCTGCCAGGGCTGTCATACCCCTGAAGCCGATGGCGGCCTGAGCCGCATCAGCCACCAGCGCAAGACCCCGGAAGGCTGGCTGATGAGCATCGCCCGCATGCAGACCATGCACGGCCTGCAGATCGGCGACGACGACCGCCGCACCCTGGTCAAGTACCTGGCCGACACCCAGGGCCTGGCACCGAGCGAGACCGACGGGGTGCGTTATGCCCTGGAGCGGCGCCTGAACACCGTGGAAACCTTCGACGAACAGACCAGCCAGATGTGCGGCCGCTGCCACTCCGGCGCGCGGGTCGCGCTGCAACGGCGTCCGGCCCAGGAGTGGGAACGCCTGGTGAATTTCCACCTCGGCCAATGGCCGTCCCTGGAGTACCAGGCGCTGTCCCGCGATCGCGACTGGTTCGACCTGGCGCGCAAGGATATGGTGCCGCTGCTGGCCAAGCGTTATCCGCTGGACAACCCGGCCTGGAAGACATGGCAGGCCAGCGCGCCGAACAGCGCCGCGCTGGTGGGCGACTGGAGCTTCAGCGGCCACATGCCGGGCAAGGGCGAGCTGGCCGGGGTGATGAGCGTCAGCGCCGACGGCGGCGATACCTTCAAGGTCGGCCTCAAGGGGCAATACGCCGATGGCACGCCGTTCAATGGCGACGGCAGCGCGATTCTCTACAGCGGCTATGAATGGCGCGGCAACGTGAATATCGACGGCGTGACCCTGCGCCAGGTATTCGCCGCCCAAGGCGATGCCATGCAGGGCCGGATGTTCGAGGCCGAGCACGACGAACGCGGCCTGGACTTTGTCGCCGCCCGGCAGGGCGCCCAGCGCTTGCTGGCGGTGCAACCGGGTTATGTGAAGGCCGGCAGCGAAACCGAAGTGACCCTGGTCGGCAGTGGACTGGCGGGTACGCCGGACTTCGGCAACGGCGTGGAGGTCGTCGAAGTCGTCTCGCAGAGTCCGCAGCGGATCAAGGTCAGGCTCAAGGCTGCGGCCAACGCCGAGCCGGGCCTGCGGACGGTCAGCGTCGGCACCTTGCAGGGCCCGAGCCTGTCGGTCTACCGCAAGATCGACGCGGTCAAGGTGGTGCCGGCCTTCGCGGTGGCGCGGATCGGCGAGGGCGGCGGTTCGACGCCCAAGGTCCAGGGCCGCTTCGACGCCGAGGCCTGGGGTAAGGGGGCCGACGGCAAGCCGTATCGCATCGGCGTGTTCCCCGCGCAGTGGAAGGTCGAGGCCTTCGACGACCGCGCCAGGGAAGATGAAGACGTCAAGTTCGCCGGCCGGATGCAGGCCGACGCGGGCGTGTTCGTCCCGGGCGACGCGGGGCCGAACCCGGCGCGCAAGATGTCCACCAACAATGCCGGCAACCTCAAGGTGATCGCCGCCGTCGACGATGCGGGGACGTCCCTGAC
- a CDS encoding pyridoxal phosphate-dependent aminotransferase codes for MLTTLTDHEYLALNSACSFADGHAYHELSRGLEGVVEQLPSIWYDCNQTKVRDMEKAFKCEWANLLDSSELLRHEHFRVSPTASNSIDIVATLLAERAPRVLLIEPTFDNLYLMLKRRGCEVAPLNEQAMIDAIEQDKVAELLDGYAFDTLFLVNPNNPTGYLIRERQFKAIADYCQRQGKVLVVDSTFRFYSKQPFNDYAALLKAGGSFVVIEDTGKTWPTQDMKSSMIVYSEDLAVDLEKIYEEIYLCHSRFVMGVFVDLFRRTAAVGLEQALVHEIGQRSAKVRAVLADTDLRCITDSRATAMPVEWIDVSRTGKTDAELIKQFLRHGFHCLPGSHFFWHAYYERGIQSSRFIRISLARPAQVFESGLALLRNICTESTLARLAVNG; via the coding sequence ATGTTGACTACATTGACCGATCACGAGTACCTGGCCCTGAATTCGGCGTGCAGCTTTGCCGATGGGCACGCCTATCACGAGTTGTCCCGCGGGCTGGAGGGGGTCGTCGAGCAACTGCCGAGCATCTGGTATGACTGCAACCAGACCAAGGTGCGCGACATGGAGAAGGCCTTCAAATGCGAGTGGGCCAACCTGCTCGACTCCAGCGAGTTGTTGCGCCACGAGCACTTCCGGGTGTCCCCGACGGCCTCCAACTCCATCGATATCGTCGCCACGCTGCTGGCCGAACGCGCCCCGCGGGTGCTGCTGATCGAGCCGACCTTCGACAACCTGTACCTGATGCTCAAGCGCCGCGGTTGCGAGGTGGCGCCGCTGAACGAGCAAGCGATGATCGACGCCATCGAGCAGGACAAGGTCGCCGAGCTGCTGGACGGCTATGCGTTCGATACCCTGTTCCTGGTCAACCCGAACAACCCCACCGGGTATCTGATCCGCGAGCGACAATTCAAGGCCATCGCCGACTATTGCCAGCGCCAGGGCAAGGTGCTGGTGGTGGACTCGACCTTCCGTTTCTATAGCAAGCAACCCTTCAACGACTATGCCGCGCTGTTGAAGGCCGGCGGCTCGTTCGTGGTCATCGAGGACACCGGCAAGACCTGGCCGACCCAGGACATGAAGTCGAGCATGATCGTCTATTCCGAGGACCTGGCGGTGGACCTGGAAAAGATCTACGAGGAGATCTACCTGTGCCATTCGCGCTTTGTCATGGGCGTGTTCGTCGACCTGTTCCGGCGCACTGCGGCGGTGGGCCTGGAGCAGGCGCTGGTGCATGAGATCGGGCAGCGCAGCGCCAAGGTCAGGGCCGTGCTGGCCGATACCGATTTGCGCTGCATCACCGACAGTCGCGCGACGGCGATGCCGGTGGAGTGGATCGATGTCTCGCGCACCGGGAAAACCGACGCCGAGCTGATCAAACAGTTCCTGCGCCACGGCTTCCATTGCCTGCCCGGCAGCCACTTTTTCTGGCACGCCTATTACGAACGCGGTATCCAGAGTTCCCGCTTCATCCGCATCTCGCTGGCCCGGCCGGCGCAGGTGTTCGAAAGCGGCCTGGCGCTGCTGCGCAACATCTGCACTGAATCGACCCTGGCCCGGCTGGCCGTGAACGGTTGA